The nucleotide sequence TGTTTATAGCGCTAATAATTTGCGGGAAGTCTGTAGTTATCTCTGCCAAGGTACACCACTACAGCCGCTGCCCATACGTCCGGAAATATCTATCGACAATAATCAGCTGGATTGGTCAGATGTAAAAGGACAATATCACGCCAAACAAGCGATGGAAATTGCTGCCTGCGGCGGTCATAGTATTTTGCTCTGCGGTCCTCCGGGAAGTGGTAAAACCATGTTGGCCAAACGATTTAATACATTGCTCCCACCACTGTCTGAAGCAGAAGCGTTGGAGTGTGCTGCTATCCATTCATTACGAGGACGCCTCCCTAATTTTAACGCCTGGCGCTACCCTACTTTTCGAGCCCCACATCATACTGCTTCACCAGTTGCATTGGTTGGCGGCGGCAATCCACCGAAACCCGGTGAAATATCACTTGCTCATCACGGTGTTTTGTTCCTTGATGAATTACCCGAATTCCATCGACATGTTTTAGAAACCTTACGTGAACCCTTGGAGTCAGGAACTATTTCCATTTCAAGAGCAGCGATGCAAATGGAGTTTCCAGCCAAATTTCAACTTCTTGCTGCAATGAATCCCTGTCCCTGTGGGCAATGGGGAAATTCTCAGGCAGATTGTCTGTGTACCCCTGAACGCATCAGTCGCTATCTTGCCAAACTTTCCGCCCCTCTACTGGATAGAATTGATATGCAGATTACTATTCAGGCTTTACCGCAAGAAGAATTAATTAAACCTCACACAACAGAAAGCGGCCAAAGTATAAAAATCAGACAGCTAGTGGAAGCGGTTAGAAAGATACAACATCAACGTCAACGCTGTATTAATGCTCAATTAAGTACAAAAGACTGTGAAGCAGTCTGTTCCCTGGAACAAGAAGAAGTCGCCTTTTTAAGTCAAGTCATGAGTCGTCTCAAACTATCTGCTCGTGCCTATCATCGCTTGTTGAAAGTAGCGAGAACCATCGCTGATATGAATGAGTCTGAAAAAGTAACCCTGCCTGCTCTACAGCAAGCTCTCTCATTTAAGCAGACGCTACAAGGACCCAAGTAATTTGCAAAGCAGAATAGCAAGGAAGAGCTGCTTCCATTTCGCTAGCCTGAGTCGTTATGCTTCGATGGCCGAGCACCGCAGCGCAGCCTACATAAAAGTAGGTGAGCAGCGAAGCGCGGGATATCGAAAGAATAACCGCGAGGAAGAAGAGCAGGAGAAGGAGCTGCTTCCATTTCGCTAGCCTGAGTCGTTATGCTTCGATGGCCGAGCACCGCAGCGCGGCCTACATAAAAGTAGGTGAGCAGCGAAGCGCGGGATATCGAAAGAATAACCGCGAGGAAGAAGAGCAGGAGAAGGAGCTGCTTCCATTTCGCTAGCCTGAGTCGTTATGCTTCGATGGCCGAGCACGGCAGCGCAGCCTACATAAAAGTAGGTGAGCAGCGAAGCGCGGGATATCGAAAGAATAA is from Legionella donaldsonii and encodes:
- a CDS encoding YifB family Mg chelatase-like AAA ATPase, which codes for MNLAFSKTRSAIGILAQPVSVEVHLSNGLPGFTIVGLAETAVKESKDRVRSAIINSQFDFPCRKITVNLAPADLPKSGSGFDLPIALGILAASGQIPCQKLDSHEFIAELALSGNLRGISAIIPAVLAAQRDKQQLIIATADAEDASLVGSEGVYSANNLREVCSYLCQGTPLQPLPIRPEISIDNNQLDWSDVKGQYHAKQAMEIAACGGHSILLCGPPGSGKTMLAKRFNTLLPPLSEAEALECAAIHSLRGRLPNFNAWRYPTFRAPHHTASPVALVGGGNPPKPGEISLAHHGVLFLDELPEFHRHVLETLREPLESGTISISRAAMQMEFPAKFQLLAAMNPCPCGQWGNSQADCLCTPERISRYLAKLSAPLLDRIDMQITIQALPQEELIKPHTTESGQSIKIRQLVEAVRKIQHQRQRCINAQLSTKDCEAVCSLEQEEVAFLSQVMSRLKLSARAYHRLLKVARTIADMNESEKVTLPALQQALSFKQTLQGPK